A stretch of Linepithema humile isolate Giens D197 chromosome 3, Lhum_UNIL_v1.0, whole genome shotgun sequence DNA encodes these proteins:
- the Bet3 gene encoding trafficking protein particle complex subunit 3, translating into MSRTGTKLDAKKVNSELFTLTYGAVVAQLLKDYENVEDVNKQLERMGYNMGIRLIEDFLARTSSGRCYDFRDTAEKIQSGFKIFLGITPSITNWSPAGDEFSLCFETNPLTEFVELPDNCSNLKYCNILTGVLRGACEMVQMEIACWFVQDQLKNDNVTELRVKFVKRLEDAIPAGED; encoded by the exons ATGTCACGAACAGGAACAAAACTTGATGCTAAAAAAGTG AACTCTGAATTATTTACGCTAACATACGGCGCAGTTGTGGCCCAATTGCTGAAAGATTATGAGAATGTGGAAGATGTCAACAAACAGTTAGAAAGGATGGGATACAACATGGGAATTCGATTAATAGAAGATTTCTTGGCACGGACTAGTTCTGGCCGATGTTATGACTTCAGAGATACAGCGGAGAAGATCCAAAGCGGTTTCAAGATATTTCTGGGCATAACACCATCAATTACAAATTGGAGTCCGGCTGGAGATGAATTTTCCCTATGCTTTGAAACAAATCCATTAACAGAATTTGTAGAATTACCAGATAATTGTTCAAATTTAaagtattgtaatatattaactgGTGTACTTAGAGGAGCTTGCGAGATGGTGCAAATGGAAATTGCCTGCTGGTTTGTACAGGATCAACTTAAGAATGACAATGTAACTGAATTACGTGTGAAGTTTGTCAAAAGATTAGAAGACGCAATACCGGCAGGCGAGGATTGA
- the LOC105676614 gene encoding interaptin, protein MQTEASVLPVVQLDEHRSFNRKSKLNSKNSILESKSQSLCRNTLLPPNKKSLNPLLGTPYRGSIKQSLSDESKSNKSVLGQRVMSAKMLRFKQLQNQLADAHYHLNELANENRLLKALQKRQDSALRRYEGTNAELPRLINSHHEELRVLQTKYKKLKDLHKDTCNLLKEKENELYSVNSQNKHLLQLSKDRHLEEREKLQLHLLDMNHKMQQQHETIQLLHRKLALETKSLKHQLHVEISKHKETQKNLQETIEKLKNLECLLDNREKRLYNGQVPICTKQKNLGSHSLTNLSITNPTKASSRNKRSENDIPRDNLPSLDILESNNDGKVIQATNDVNDHSMNQLKSETMASLQQIRKFRLQRSSNMRKNAYSMDDIRFRPKDTETKTHNNEKITLVDSKVIERDDLNDNNESGKLRKLFSKIKSQNLQKELKIEFNYSSDDKESDSSEHYIEPYLNTAHKSRELYAKLISSADDTSDTLDNMMKRTDHYSNEEEEELNTDLMKDLACQKHLQESKLKVLQHYKNKNIYDSDSEDSEEKMDINGDTSTEYKMNEFQINSSKYAKEQFSKSFNDTNQQEYIVSEIRDQISKEITGRLQNTELQRISDDTLDDIHTENAEATEQSSKAEKIWLEDRQLSKNNGIDHFSTDIKKEDHSKEEEAKYSENKTIYSDSSHGNHETLEQNNVYDEIKSLPSPERKDTKKNSQQTYEKESVTNDSDGNNQSTHNLEKEYLKSRIEEMLSTTQHSDKEILNKDNFNVETKNKLNTSLEADVSTLSNNAHVSHQNEQSNGTKTEITNTKQSNEKKKVINYNKEKLLATMRAIDDNENIEFLNQGFRNHNINRMQITENLYRGLPAHSKPKRDIIKDIFEDNHIENKVRGTCSKSH, encoded by the exons atgcaaactGAAGCATCTGTCTTGCCAGTAGTACAACTTGATGAACATAGATCATTTAATAG aaaatcaAAACTTAATTCAAAAAACTCTATACTGGAATCCAAAAGCCAGTCTCTTTGCAGGAATACATTACTTCCaccaaataaaaaatccttAAATCCCTTGCTTG gtACACCATATAGAGGCAGTATCAAACAATCATTATCCGATGAatcaaaatctaataaaagtGTTCTTGGACAAAGGGTAATGTCAGCGAAAATGTTACGttttaaacaattacaaaatcaATTGGCTGATGCACACTATCATCTCAAT gaaCTAGCAAAtgaaaatagattattaaagGCGCTGCAGAAGAGACAGGATTCTGCATTGAGGCGTTATGAGGGAACAAACGCTGAGTTACCAAGACTTATAAATTCGCATCACGAAGAATTGAGAGTGcttcaaacaaaatataaaaaattgaaagatttaCACAAAGATACATGCAATTTGctaaaagaaaaggaaaatgaaCTTTATTCTGTAAAT tcacAAAACAAACATCTCTTGCAACTTAGTAAAGATCGACATCttgaagaaagagaaaaattacagTTACATTTATTAGACATGAATCACAAAATGCAACAGCAACACGAAACTATACAG CTATTACATAGGAAACTTGCACTTGAAACTAAGAGCTTGAAGCATCAACTACATGTCGAGATTTCCAAACATAAAGAAACACAGAAGAACTTACAAGAGACAAtagagaaattgaaaaatttagaatgttTATTAGACAATAGAGAAAAGAGACTATATAATGGTCAGGTGCCGATTTGtactaaacaaaaaaatctagGTAGTCATTCTCTTACAAATCTCAG CATTACCAATCCAACAAAAGCGTCTagtagaaataaaagaagtgaAAATGATATACCAAGAGATAATTTg CCATCCCTTGATATATTGGAATCCAATAATGATGGAAAAGTGATTCAGGCAACAAATGATGTTAATGATCATTCAATGAATCAGCTAAAATCAGAGACAATGGCAAGCTTGCAGCAGATACGAAAGTTTCGATTACAAAGATCATCAAATATGCGTAAAAACGCTTATTCTATGGATGATATAAGATTTAGGCCTAAAGATACTGAAACAAAGACGCATAATAACGAAAAAATCACATTAGTAGACTCTAAAGTAATAGAGAGAGACGATTTGAATGATAACAATGAAAGtggaaaattaagaaaattatttagtaaaataaaaagccagaatttacaaaaagaactgaaaattgaatttaattattcatccgATGATAAAGAAAGTGATAGTAGTGAACATTATATTGAGCCTTATCTAAATACTGCACACAAATCTAGAGAATTATATGCAAA ATTAATCAGTAGCGCAGATGATACCTCTGATACTTTGGATAATATGATGAAAAGGACAGATCATTACAGTaacgaagaagaggaagaattAAACACAGACCTAATGAAGGACTTAGCATGTCAGAAGCATTTGCAAGAAagcaaattaaaagtattacaacattataaaaacaaaaatatttatgatagtGACTCTGAAGATTCTGAAGAGAAGATGGATATAAATGGAGACACTTCCacagaatataaaatgaatgaatttcaaataaattcatcTAAATATGCTAAGGAGCAGTTTAGTAAATCTTTCAATGATACGAATCAGCAAGAATACATTGTTTCAGAAATCAGAGACCAAATCTCTAAGGAGATTACAGGAAGATTACAGAATACAGAGTTACAAAGAATATCTGATGATACTTTAGATGATATCCATACGGAAAACGCAGAAGCTACTGAACAATCTTCAAAAGCAGAAAAGATATGGCTGGAAGACAGACaactttcgaaaaataatggaatagATCATTTTTCCACAGATATTAAAAAGGAAGACCATTCAAAAGAAGAAGAGGCAAAATATTCAGAGAATAAGACAATATATAGTGATTCATCACATGGTAATCATGAGACACttgaacaaaataatgtatacgatgaaataaaaagtttgcCAAGTCCGGAAAGGAAAGATACCAAGAAAAATTCTCAGCAAACTTACGAAAAGGAATCTGTAACTAACGATTCCGACGGAAATAATCAATCCACtcataatttagaaaaagaatatcttaAGTCCAGAATAGAGGAAATGCTAAGTACAACGCAACACAgtgataaagaaatattaaataaagataatttcaatgtagaaacaaaaaataaattaaatacatcatTAGAAGCAGATGTAAgtacattatctaataatgcGCATGTATCTCATCAGAATGAACAGAGTAATGGTACAAAAACTGAAATAACAAACACGAAACaatcaaatgaaaaaaagaaagtaatcaattataacaaagaaaaattattggcGACAATGCGAGCTATTGATgacaatgaaaatattgaatttctaAATCAGGGATTCAGGAATCACAACATTAACAGAATGCAAATAACTGAGAATTTATATCGCGGCTTACCTGCACATTCAAAGCCAAAACgtgatattataaaagatatatttgaaGACAATCacatagaaaataaagttagAGGCACTTGCAGTAaatctcattaa
- the LOC105676249 gene encoding lysM and putative peptidoglycan-binding domain-containing protein 2 isoform X1, translating to MERNGAREMEERRCIRDTEKAPKRYGSTAKHMTRTESLVKHTVCPTDTLQGIALKYGVTTEQIRRINKLWASDSLFLREHLLIPVSADSSASVCNDESVTSDEHDIPPNVSSPSSISSSIDDESSVNDFLAKMDTSIANVKKEVKRAQGNSEFCIDSNDMYIQRRHRSAKSRNSFPAASNTYSSPSSDPVRPASSSDMHNFPTAVVMTQGRKVKTSLQRLEQQQDEMFQL from the exons ATGGAACGAAATGGTGCCAGAGAAATGGAAGAGCGTAGATGCATCCGAGATACCGAGAAAGCACCTAAGAGATATGGGAGTACAGCTAAGCACATGACACGAACTGAGAGTTTAGTAAAGCATACAGTGTGCCCTACAGATACCCTTCAAGGAATAGCTCTAAAATATGGAGTTACG acAGAACAAAtaagaagaattaataaattgtggGCTTCAGatagtttatttttacgaGAACATTTACTCATTCCTGTTAGTGCAGACAGTTCTGCTTCTGTTTGCAATGACGAATCAGTCACTTCTGATGAGCATGATATTCCTCCAAAT gtaTCTAGTCCTTCTTCGATATCATCATCCATTGATGATGAAAGTTCCGTTAATGATTTCTTAGCTAAAATGGATACTTCAATAGCTAATGTCAAGAAAGAAGTCAAACGTGCTCAAGGGAATAGTGA GTTCTGTATTGATAGCAATGACATGTACATACAACGGCGGCACAGATCTGCAAAATCACGAAACTCCTTTCCTGCTGCATCAAATACGTACTCGTCACCCTCCTCTGATCCTGTAAGACCTGCGTCCTCTAGTGATATGCATAATTTTCCAACTGCTGTAGTTATGACACAAGgaagaaaagtaaaaacttCTTTACAAAGACTCGAGCAGCAACAAGACGAAATGTTTCAGTTGTAG
- the LOC105676249 gene encoding lysM and putative peptidoglycan-binding domain-containing protein 2 isoform X2 encodes MERNGAREMEERRCIRDTEKAPKRYGSTAKHMTRTESLVKHTVCPTDTLQGIALKYGVTTEQIRRINKLWASDSLFLREHLLIPVSADSSASVCNDESVTSDEHDIPPNVSSPSSISSSIDDESSVNDFLAKMDTSIANVKKEVKRAQGNSSVLIAMTCTYNGGTDLQNHETPFLLHQIRTRHPPLIL; translated from the exons ATGGAACGAAATGGTGCCAGAGAAATGGAAGAGCGTAGATGCATCCGAGATACCGAGAAAGCACCTAAGAGATATGGGAGTACAGCTAAGCACATGACACGAACTGAGAGTTTAGTAAAGCATACAGTGTGCCCTACAGATACCCTTCAAGGAATAGCTCTAAAATATGGAGTTACG acAGAACAAAtaagaagaattaataaattgtggGCTTCAGatagtttatttttacgaGAACATTTACTCATTCCTGTTAGTGCAGACAGTTCTGCTTCTGTTTGCAATGACGAATCAGTCACTTCTGATGAGCATGATATTCCTCCAAAT gtaTCTAGTCCTTCTTCGATATCATCATCCATTGATGATGAAAGTTCCGTTAATGATTTCTTAGCTAAAATGGATACTTCAATAGCTAATGTCAAGAAAGAAGTCAAACGTGCTCAAGGGAATA GTTCTGTATTGATAGCAATGACATGTACATACAACGGCGGCACAGATCTGCAAAATCACGAAACTCCTTTCCTGCTGCATCAAATACGTACTCGTCACCCTCCTCTGATCCTGTAA
- the Cka gene encoding striatin-3, producing the protein MKVPSQFCGATMEDSCSPASQNHNGQLAGGANVSLANNKHQGGSDNGSNGDAKDQRPQYSMPGILHFIQHEWARFELERSQWELDRAEFQARIAFLQGERKGQENLKNDLVRRIKMLEYALKQERARYHKLKYGTDLVMQGDIKPPLYEEGTTCNVSEGSGGGGSGTGGGSGGGDGEASFTSVSNVSWRQGRQLLRQYLQEIGYTDTIIDVRSNRVRSLLGLNNNTDTEEMNTPALNGNEGTAQDKQEYNESLVRRGKQQAPPKKQQPSSIAEAMILDTEAAVIANFEFLGHTDMDMEEEEGDVEDEIYDANTETKPNKASIPLLAEDVDTDAEAEEVLNELNLLTEIEESPPGSIHLEMNSSEWNALHRGLQSDPRRPNKEGDSTLELGELEQLCVNNDAEISYDMVSTTKETFRKTWNAKYTLRSHFDAVRALVFHPTDPVLITASDDHTLKLWNLHKTVPAKKSASLDVEPLYTFRSHTGPVLCLAMCSAGNRCYSGGLDGNIHCWTLPSANIDPYDSYEPSVLSHTLTGHTNAVWGLSMYHLRPTMLSFSADGTVKLWAPQAPQPLLNTYVSEQDGIPTSVDFIRDEPHKLVVAYEGACVVFDTETGAIVARLEANETKGVNRVVAHPTLPLVVAAHEDRHIRFYDHRSATLAHAMVAHLDAVTSLAVDPHGLYLLSGSHDCSIRLWNMDNKTCVQEITAHRKKFDESILDVAFHPSRPFIASAGADALAKVFV; encoded by the exons ATGAAGGTGCCGAGCCAGTTTTGTGGTGCCACAATGGAGGATAGCTGCAGCCCCGCGTCCCAGAATCACAACGGCCAGCTGGCTGGCGGCGCGAATGTGTCCCTTGCTAACAACAAGCACCAGGGCGGCAGCGACAATGGCAGCAACGGCGACGCCAAGGACCAGCGGCCGCAGTACTCGATGCCTGGTATACTACATTTTATCCAGCACGAGTGGGCCCGCTTCGAGCTCGAAAGGTCCCAGTGGGAACTGGACAGGGCAGAATTTCAG GCTAGGATAGCTTTTCTTCAGGGTGAAAGAAAGGGACAGGAAAATTTGAAGAACGACCTCGTGAggagaataaaaatgttagaGTATGCACTTAAGCAAGAAAG AGCAAggtatcataaattaaaatatggtACTGACTTAGTAATGCAAGGAGATATCAAACCACCTCTTTATGAGGAGGGTACAACGTGCAATGTTTCTGAAGGTAGTGGTGGTGGTGGCAGTGGTACTGGCGGCGGCAGTGGAGGAGGAGATGGAGAAGCTTCATTTACATCTGTCAGTAATGTTAGTTGGAGACAAGGCCGTCAACTTTTAAGGca atatttacaAGAGATTGGATATACTGATACAATAATAGACGTACGATCAAACAGAGTACGATCTTTACTCggtttaaataataacacaGACACAGAAGAAATGAATACTCCAGCGTTAAATGGAAATGAGGGAACAGCGCAAGATAAACAAGAATATAACGAAAGTCTCGTACGCCGAGGAAAACAACAGGCACCCCcaaaaaag CAACAGCCATCTTCTATAGCAGAGGCAATGATATTAGATACAGAAGCGGCTGTTATagcaaattttgaatttttgggGCACACAGATATGGACATGGAAGAGGAGGAAGGAGATGTAGAAGATGAAATTTATGATGCAAATACAGAGACCAAAccaaataaa GCATCTATTCCCCTTCTAGCGGAGGATGTTGATACAGATGCAGAAGCAGAAGAAGTATTAAACGAATTAAATCTCCTCACAGAAATTGAAGAATCACCGCCTGGTTCTATTCATCTGGAAATGAATTCTTCAGAATGGA ATGCATTACATAGAGGATTACAATCAGACCCAAGACGCCCAAATAAAGAAGGTGATTCCACACTGGAATTAGGAGAATTAGAGCAATTATGTGTTAACAATGATGCAGAGATATCATATGAC aTGGTTTCCACTACAAAAGAGACCTTCAGAAAAACGTGGAATGCGAAATATACGTTACGATCGCATTTCGACGCTGTCAGGGCACTTGTCTTCCATCCCACAGATCCAGTCCTTATCACTGCGAGCGATGATCATACATTGAAATTGTGGAATCTTCATAAGACTGTACCAGCAAAaaa GTCAGCTTCGTTAGATGTAGAACCACTTTATACATTCAGATCACACACTGGACCTGTATTGTGTCTAGCCATGTGCAGCGCGGGTAATCGATGTTATAGCGGTGGTTTAGATGGCAATATTCATTGTTGGACACTTCCATCGGCTAATATCGATCCGTACGACTCGTACGAACCAAGTGTCCTTAGTCATACATTAACAGGGCACACAAACGCCGTTTGGGGCTTAAGCATGTATCATCTACGTCCTACCATGCTGTCATTCAGCGCAGACGGAACTGTAAAACTCTGGGCTCCACAGGCCCCACAACCTCTTCTCAATACGTATGTCTCGGAACAAG acGGCATACCAACTTCGGTTGACTTCATCAGGGACGAGCCGCACAAGCTAGTCGTGGCTTATGAAGGAGCTTGCGTGGTATTTGACACTGAAACAGGCGCGATCGTGGCGCGGCTCGAGGCGAACGAGACAAAGGGCGTGAATCGCGTCGTAGCGCATCCGACATTACCGCTCGTTGTGGCCGCGCACGAGGATCGGCATATTCGATTTTACGATCACCGGTCGGCTACCCTCGCTCACGCAATGGTAGCGCATTTGGACGCAGTTACTAGTCTTGCTGTAGATCCTCATGGACTATACTTACTTTCAGGAA gtCACGACTGCAGTATAAGATTATGGAACATGGATAACAAGACTTGTGTTCAGGAGATAACAGCGCATCGGAAGAAATTCGATGAAAGTATTCTAGACGTAGCGTTCCATCCGTCACGACCGTTTATAGCGAGCGCCGGCGCCGACGCTCTCGCCAAAGTGTTTGTGTGA
- the ABCB7 gene encoding iron-sulfur clusters transporter ABCB7, mitochondrial: protein MFSILCSRILRKVPCDKKLWNMKNTYYTSVTTQLILSNKFYIVGRNPAFSLLGIRCCSGNVIDRAQKKKSVPQAESVVPPVKFTSVVDTLTGAKPGQQKRNCFHPGVSGLSRDALDLQNKSSVTSADMLKAMLRYIWPEDDPEIRKRVKIAMGLLIGAKVLNVLVPFIFKYAVDTLNTHTAVATGSAVMGLTTAPATVATVATSLLVGYGIARAGAAGFSELRNAVFAKVAQHSIRKIANNVFLHLHNLDMAFHLSRQTGALSKTIDRGSRGINFVLNAMVFNIVPTVFELALVSAILGIKCGPEYSAVALGCVGVYAAFTLAVTQWRTKFRIHMNQAENEAGNKAIDSLINYETVKYFNNEKFEAERYDQSLRKYQTASLKTSTSLAMLNFGQNAIFSGALSLIMVMAAQNIINGTMTVGDLVMVNALLFQLSVPLGFLGSVYREVRQAFIDMQTMFTLMTTDTAIKSKDNALRFYVTPDSSEIQFRNVNFQYVEGKPIFKNVSFTIPSGKKVAIVGGSGCGKTTIVRLLYRFFEPQNGNIYINGHNIRDVDLDDLRNCISIVPQDTVLFHDSIFYNLQYGNLRKTRDEVLEAARMANLHDSILKWPQGYDTPVGERGLKLSGGEKQRVAIARAILKDSPILIFDEATSSLDSITEHNILDALRKATEKRTSIVIAHRLLTVMDADDILVLDQGDLVERGTHESLLSIPNSLYSKLWETQYLGMKKPQEQEERSKVEQ, encoded by the exons TGTTGTAGTGGCAATGTAATCGACCGTGCTCAGAAGAAAAAGAGTGTGCCACAAGCTGAATCTGTCGTGCCACCAGTGAAGTTTACTTCAGTCGTTGATACCTTAACCGGAGCAAAACCTGGCCAGCAAAAGAGAAACTGTTTTCATCCTGGTGTTTCTGGTTTGAGCAGAGATGCGCTCGATTTGCAGAATAAGTCATCGGTTACTAGTGCGGACATGCTAAAGGCGATGCTTAGATACATCTGGCCagaa GACGATCCAGAGATACGCAAGAGAGTTAAAATAGCAATGGGTTTGCTTATAGGAGCTAAAGTCTTAAATGTCCTCGTAccatttattttcaagtatGCAGTAGATACTTTAAACACTCATACTGCAGTCGCCACAGGCAGTGCCGTTATGGGTTTAACAACCGCGCCTGCAACAGTTGCTACTGTAGCAACATCTCTACTTGTAGGAT ATGGAATAGCGCGAGCTGGAGCAGCGGGTTTTAGTGAACTTAGAAATGCGGTCTTTGCGAAGGTCGCGCAGCACTCTATCCGTAAAATAGCGAACAACGTTTTTTTACATCTGCACAATCTTGATATGGCTTTTCATTTGAGCAGGCAGACTGGTGCTTTATCGaag ACAATTGATCGTGGTAGTCGTGGTATTAATTTCGTCTTAAATGCTATGGTGTTTAACATTGTGCCTACAGTGTTTGAGCTAGCGTTAGTTAGTGCAATACTGGGAATAAAATGCGGACCAGAATACTCAGCCGTAGCGTTGGGCTGCGTGGGTGTTTACGCTGCATTCACGCTAGCCGTTACACAATGGCGGACTAAGTTCAGAATTCATATGAATCAAGCGGAAAATGAAGCAGGCAATAAAGCGATAGATTCgcttattaattatgaaacgGTCAAA tattttaacaaCGAAAAGTTTGAAGCGGAAAGATACGATCAGTCTTTAAGGAAATACCAAACAGCGTCTCTCAAAACCAGTACAAGCTTAGCGATGTTAAATTTCGGTCAGAACGCTATTTTCAGTGGTGCACTAAGTCTCATTATGGTAATGGCTGcacagaatataataaatg GTACTATGACTGTAGGCGATTTGGTGATGGTGAATGCTTTGTTATTCCAACTCTCTGTTCCATTAGGCTTTCTAGGGTCTGTCTATCGAGAAGTTAGACAAGCCTTTATCGACATGCAAACCATGTTTACTCTCATGACAACAGATACTGCAATTAAA TCAAAGGATAATGCGTTAAGATTTTACGTGACACCAGATTCGTCGGAAATTCAATTTAGAAACGTAAATTTCCAATATGTTGAAGGAAAacctatttttaaaaatgtatccTTCACTATACCTAGTGGCAAGAAAGTTGCTATTGTTGGAGGATCTGGTTGTGG TAAAACGACGATTGTGAGATTGCTGTACAGATTTTTTGAACCGCAGAACGGTAATATCTATATCAATGGCCACAATATCCGGGATGTTGATTTAGATGATCTCAGAAATTGTATTTCAATTGTACCACAA GATACAGTGCTTTTTCACGACAGCATATTCTATAATCTGCAATATGGTAATTTGAGAAAAACGCGTGATGAAGTTCTTGAAGCTGCAAGAATGGCGAATCTACATGACTCTATATTAAAATGGCCACAAGGATACGATACACCTGTGGGAGAACGCGGCTTGAAATTAAGTGGAGGCGAAAAGCAAAGGGTAGCAATTGCCAGAGCAATTTTGAAAGACAGtcctatattaatatttgatgaaGCTACTTCTTCGCTGGATTCCATTACGGAACAt aacaTACTTGACGCTCTGCGTAAGGCGACAGAAAAACGGACCTCAATAGTGATAGCACATCGTTTGTTAACAGTTATGGATGCTGATGATATACTCGTTCTCGATCAGGGTGATCTAGTCGAAAGAGGTACACATGAGTCTCTATTATCCATACCAAATTCTTTGTACAGCAAATTGTGGGAAACTCAATATTTGGGTATGAAGAAGCCTCAAGAACAGGAAGAAAGAAGCAAGGTAGAACAGTGA